TGATCGCTCCATTCCCAAGTCTGCCCAGAAAACACTCACGCCCGGCTCGGCGTCACGTTCACCGGCAACCCCTACGCCTCGTCCTCAGGTTCCTATTCGCTCCGGCAATACAAACAGCGCTACGCACAAGCCGGCTGCTACCAAGCCGCTTGCAAATAAATCCACCGCCAGTTCCGGCGCCATTACCTTTTCAGATTCCGCCTCCCTGGATTGGACGCCTATCAACAATGGGCGCGGTTTGCGCATTAATATCCACGGCGCTATCGACAGTGATTTGCGCAAAGAGTGGGCGCGCCTGTTGGAAGGTACGGGTGATGCGAACATTGAGGCGTTTGAATTTAATTTAAGCGACGCCCCGGCCTTGAGCTTGACGGGTTTGGGGATGTTGCTCTTGTTCAAAGAGCGTAAAGGCTCAGCGCGGGAGAGCATCAGCCTGTGCAACTGTAATAAAGAGGTGGCGCAGTTGCTGGAGTGGACAGGTATGGATCGCTATTTTGTGATTAAAACCACGCAGATTTCCGATAAATCCTGAAGCGGTTAAACGCTCTCGACACCCTATTGCCCATAACAAAAAAAACCGGTCTGCTTGGCAGTACCGGTTTTTTGTGCGGGATGTTTTTTTAATCACCTGTTTGCGCGCGGCATCAGGCTTTTTTTAACGCCTCGATCAGCGCCTGCATCTGCTCGTCGGTGCCGATGGTGATGCGCAAAAACTGGCTGATACGCGGCTTGTTAAAGTAGCGCACCAGAATCTTGTGGTCGCGCAGGTGTTGGGCAAGGTCTGCCGCATTCTTGCCCAGTGGTTCGGCAAACACAAAATTGGCTTGCGATGGCAGCACTTTGAAGCCGAGCTTTTCCAGCTCGGCCGTTGTCCAGTTGCGAGTGGCGATAATCTGGTCGCGGCAGCGGCTGAAATAAGTTTCATCCTCAAACGCCACAATCGCCGCAGCTTCTGCAATGCGGTCAAGTGGATACGAATTGAACGAGTTTTTCACCCGATCCAGCGCATCGATTAAATCCTTATGACCCACTGCCAAACCTACGCGCATCCCCGCCAGTGAGCGCGACTTGGACAGGGTTTGTACTACCAACAAATTGGGATATTTATCTACCAAGGCAATGGCCGTTTGCGCACCAAAATCCACGTAGGCTTCATCGACAACCACAACCGATTCGGTATTTTGCTGCAACAGTGCTTCGATTTCTGCCAGAGGTTTACCAATGGCCGTGGGTGCATTGGGGTTGGGGAAAATAATGCCGCCGTTAGCCTGTGCGTAATCGGCGAAATTAATGGTGTAATCCTCGCACAACGGGATGGTTTGGTAATCAATACCAAACAGTTTGCAGTACACCGGATAAAAACTGTAACTGATATCCGGAAACAGCAGCGGTTTACCCTGCTGGAAAAACGCCATAAACAGCAGTGCCAACACTTCGTCTGAACCGTTGCCAACAAATACCTGTTCCGCTGTCACGCCGTAATAATGCGCGATGGTATTTTTCAGTTTTTTGGAATTGGGATCGGGATACAGACGCAAGCGGTCGATGGTGTCATGGTTAATCACGTCGATCACCTTGGGCGAGGGCGGGTAAGGGCTCTCATTAGTGTTCAACTTGATCAAACCATCAATTTGTGGCTGCTCACCGGGCACATAAGGCTCCAATTCGCGCACCACAGGACTCCAAAACGTCGACATGCTTGCTCCTCAACCATTGCAGCAAAAAAGAGTGCGCAGTATACGCGTTGAGGCGCGCGGCTCACACCCAGCGCTTTAACAAAATACTCGCATTGACCCCGCCAAAGCCAAAGCCGTTGGAGATGGCGTAGTCGATTGCCGCTGTGCGTGCGCTGCCGTGAACTATATCAACACCCGCTGCGGCCTCGTCCTTATGTTCGAGATTCAAGGTAGGCGGGATCATTTGGTCGCGCAGTGCCAGCGCGGTAAAAATGGTTTCAATGCCGCCAGCCGCACCGAGTAAATGACCAGTGGCCGATTTGGTGGATGTCACGGCTACCGTCTCTCCATCACCAAATACGCGTTTGATCGCTGCAAGCTCACCTTTATCGCCCACAGGCGTTGAGGTTGCGTGTGCATTGAGATGTTGGATTTGTGCGGGAGTTATTCCCGCTTGTTTGATAGCAATTTCCATCGCGCGTTTGGCGCCGTCGCCGTCCTCTGGTCCTGATGTCAGGTGATAGGCATCGGCACTGGTGCCGTAGCCGACAATTTCAGCAATCGGCTGCGCGCCGCGAGCGAGCGCATGGTCGAGTGATTCAATCACCAAAATTCCCGCACCTTCACCCATCACAAAACCATCGCGGTCGCGATCAAAGGGGCGCGATGCACGGGTCGGCTCGTCATTAAAGCTTGAGGATAAAGCCCTCGCTGCCGCAAAGCCGCCCAAGCTGACTGTGTGGATGCAGGCTTCAGCACCGCCACAAATCGCCACATCAACCTCGCCCGCACGGATCATGCGCGCTGCATCACCAATGGCTTGCACACCTGCCGCACAGGCAGTAACCGGTGCTCCCAGCGGGCCTTTAAATCCGTATTTGATCGACACATGTCCCGCCGCCAAATTGACCAGGAAGGAGGGAATGGTAAAGGGTGATAACTTACGGGTGCCGCGCGTATCCGCAGTGCGCACGGCATCGGCAATCGCCGGAAAGCCGCCCACGCCGGAGGCGATAATCGTCGCCGTGCGCTCTTGCTGCTCAGTCGTTGTCGGCTGCCACTGGGCTTGTTGCAGGGCTTCATCGGTGGCGGCGAGCGCAAGCAAAATAAAGCGATCCATCTTGCGCTGGTCTTTGGGAGTGACGATTGCATCCGGATTCAAACCAGCTTCCTCATCTTCTTCGAGAGTAGGAACTACACCGCCGACTTTAGCCGGCAGGTCATTGACCATGTCATCGGGCAAGCGGCGCAGGCCGGATTTCCCCGCAAGCAAGCGCTGCCACACAGGTTCAATGCCGCAGCCGAGCGGTGAGGCTATGCCCATTCCGGTAATCACAATTCGGGTCTGCTGGCTCATGGACGCTTCCTCGATTAATTTATATATGACACTCATCATTTATAATTATATGATGCTCATCATGTATAGTGTCAAACACTATTTGGTCATAGGTCGATGACGTTTTAATTAGTGGGTGGAAATAACGATGAGAGTCAGCAGAGAGCAGGCAACAGAAAATCGCGGAAAAATTTTACATACCGCTGCACAACTATTTCGCGAGAAAGGTTTTGATGGCATAGGTATTGCCGATCTAATGAAAAAGGTAGGCTTAACCCATGGTGGTTTTTATGGCCATTTTGCCTCCAAAGAAGATTTGATGGCGCAGACCTGTGAGTATGCTGTCGATGACATCCTGGCACAAAATCGGGCAAGTTTTGGCGAAGGTGAGGGGACGTACTACCAACGGTTTATCGCCAATTATTTGTCCTGCGAGCATCGCGATAACCCCGGCAGCGGTTGTTTGATGGCGGCACTGGGTGCTGATGCTGCACGGCAATCGCCTATGATCAAACGCGCGTTTACGCAGAGCTTTAATCGCTTGCTGGCATCGCTGATGAAGATCTTGCCTGTCAAAAATGAAGCGGCAAAGCGTGAACAAGCGCTGGCGACATTAGCATCGCTGGTGGGAGCCCAAGTGATTGCGCGCGCGGTGGATGACCCTGAGCTCTCGCAAGAGGTATTGCGGGCGGTGTCTAAACGATTGCATTGAATTAGCGCTATAGTTGCCTTACCCACCCCATGGGAGTCTGCTTATGAACATCCGTCCCCGTTTGGTGTTGTTCGATCTGGATGGCACGCTCTATGTTGGCGATACCCCAATTCCCGGTGCCATAGATTGCCTTGCCGCATTGCGTGCGCAAGGAATCGCTCTGCGCTTTCTCACGAATACCACCACCAAATCCCAACAACAATTGGTTGGGCAGTTGCGTGCCATGGGGTTTACCTTAGGCGACAACGAATTGATCAGCGCCCCGGTCGCTGCACGCTTGGCGCTGGAAAAAATGCAGCAGCAAGCGGGCAGGCCGCTGCGCATTTGGCCGCTGGTGGCGGACGCCATCCAGCCTGACTTCAGCAACTTTGTGATTGATGAACAGCAACCGGATTATGTTGTGTTGGGGGATATTGGCGATCGCTGGGATTTGGCGTTAATCAATCGTTTATTTCAGGTGATGCACAGCGGTGCGGAATTAATTGCATTGCACAAAGGTCGCTTCTGGCAAACCGGAGATGGCCTGAAAGCCGACATAGGTTTTTTTGTTGCTGGCCTTGAATATGTGTGCAGCAAAAATGCCTTGGTCATGGGTAAACCCAATCGCGATTTTTTTCAATTGATTCTCGACTCTGCCGGTGTTGCAGCGAGTGATGCCTTGATGGTAGGTGATGATATCGACAGTGATGTAGGCGGCGCGCAGCAAATGGGAATAGTGGGTTGCCTGGTAAAAACGGGAAAATTTCGCGCAAGCTACTTTGCCCAGTCATCGGTATGCCCCGATATGGTATTGGATTCTGTGGCTGATCTCACTGTGAGATAATTATTGTGCAGTGCAATTGCGCCCCTCAATTTTTCATTAACAATAAGTGGCAGTTAAAACATTTTTCTGTCGCGATAATTCCTCTCTCTTCCAAAATAGATTGAAAATTTCTGCCTACTACTTACCTAAATAGTAATAAAAATTTTTTAACTGCCTCATAGTTAAAATTGAAATCATTTCTTTTCTGTTGTGTTTCTATAATCTGGTGCGGAATATTTTCTTTTTTATAAAAAAAGAAATTTTTCGCGCCTTACTAATAAAAATTTAACAGTGCGCGCATGGAGAATGCTGAACGAAGTGCCGCTTTTTTTGATGGCGGCTGTCAGCGCGGTATCGCTGGCTGCACTGTTTAACACGCCTACAGAGGAAAGTACTATGTTTAAAAAATCCATCCCTGTCATTTCAATACTTGCACTCAGTATTTCCATGGTTGTGCATTCGGGCGTCACCATGGCAGATGCGTCAGCAACCACAAATAGCCCTACAACCAATAATTTTTGGTGGCCCAATCAACTGGACTTGAGTCCACTTCGTCAACACGGCGTTGAATCCAACCCCATGGGCGCGAACTTTAATTACGCCGAAGAATTTAAAAAACTGGATTTAAATGCCGTTAAAGCCGACATCAAAACCTTAATGACAAGCTCGCAGGATTGGTGGCCTGCCGATTACGGCCATTACGGCCCCTTTTTTATTCGCATGGCCTGGCACAGTGCCGGTACTTATCGCATTTATGATGGCCGCGGCGGCGCAGCGGGTGGGCAACAGCGTTTTGAACCCTTGAACAGTTGGCCCGATAACGTCAACCTGGATAAGGCGCGCCGTTTACTGTGGCCGATTAAACAAAAATACGGCAGCAAAATTTCCTGGGCGGATTTAATGGTGTTGACCGGTAACGTTGCATTGGAATCCATGGGCTTTAAAACATTTGGTTTTGCCGGTGGCCGTTTGGATGATTGGGAGGTGGAAAACGTCAACTGGGGCAGCGAGAAAAAATGGTTGGCGGATGAGCGTCATAGCGGGCAACGCGAATTGAAAAAGCCGCTCGCCGCAGTGCAAATGGGGCTTATTTATGTAAATCCGGAAGGCCCTAACGGTGTGCCCGATCCACTGTTGGCGGCGAAAGATATTCGTCAGGCCTTTGGTGGCATGGCAATGAATGATGAAGAAACCGTGGCCTTGATTGCCGGTGGCCACACTTTTGGTAAGGCGCACGGTGCGCGTAAGCCGGAGGATTGTGTTGGCAAGGAACCCGCCGCTGCAGGTTTGGAAGAGCAGGGCTTGGGGTGGACAAATAAATGCGGTAAAGGCAATGCGGGCGATACCATTAGCAGTGGCCTGGAAGGCGCATGGTCGGTGAACCCCATTGCATGGACAACACAATATCTGGATAACCTCTTCGCATTTGAATGGGTGCAAACCAAAAGCCCCGCTGGCGCTATCCAGTGGATTCCCAAAGATGGACAAGCGGCAAATTTAGTGCCGGATGCGCACGACAATACCAAGCGCCATGCGCCGATTATGTTTACAACCGATTTAGCCCTGAAGGAAGATCCTGAGTTCCGCAAAATTTCATTGCGCTTTAAAGAAAATCCAAAAGAATTTGAACTGGCATTTGCAAAAGCCTGGTTTAAATTAACTCACCGCGATATGGGGCCTCGCGTCCGCTATATTGGCGCCGATGCACCTACTGAAGATTTAATCTGGCAAGATCCATTACCAGCGGTAAACCATGATTTGATTACAGCGGCCGATGTGGCTTCACTAAAATCAAAAATACTCGCCTCGGGCGTGAAAACATCTGCGTTGGTAAGAACAGCATGGGCCTCTGCGGCCAGCTTCCGCAGTACCGATTTGCGCGGTGGTGCTAACGGTGCGCGTATTCGTCTTGCACCGCAACGGGATTGGAAAGTTAATAATCCGAAGGAAGTGAAACGCGTGTTAAAGGTGCTGGAGAAAATCCAGGTGGCATTTAACAAATCGCAAGCGGGCAATAAAAAAGTGTCTCTGGCTGATGTGATTGTGCTGGGTGGTGTTGCGGCCATAGAGCAATCCGCAAAACAAGCGGGTCATGCGGTCGCCGTGCCTTTTACGCCGGGCCGTGTGGATGCAACCCAAGCGCAAACCGATGCACAGTCGTTTGCCGTGCTGGAGCCCAAGGCTGATGGTTTCCGCAATTACTACTCAACCGCCAGTGACTTGTCGCCAGCGGAGGCCTTGGTTGAGCGCGCACAATATTTATCGCTGACGGTGCCTGAAATGACGGTCCTGGTGGGTGGTTTGCGCGCACTGGGTGCCAACAGCGATGGTTCCAATAACGGCATCTTCACCGACAGGCCTGGCACATTGAGCAATGACTTTTTTGTGAATTTGCTTGATATGTCTACCCAGTGGAAAAAATCGGTTAAAAAAGAGGGGCTATATGAAGGCCTTGATCGCAAAACCGGAAAACTGAAATGGACTGCCACACCGGTTGATTTGGTGTTTGGCTCGCACGCCGAATTGCGCGCGATTGCTGAAGTCTATGCCGCTAATGATGGGCACGAAAAGTTCGTGCAGGACTTTGTTACGGCATGGCATAAAGTGATGCAGCTGGACCGTTTTGATGTGAAATAAAGTGTGGTTGAAAAGGTAAAACTACGGCGACTTCAAGTCGCCGTAGTTTTATGAGCGAGCCGCTTTCTGCGGGACAAAATAAAAAACACGGTGTGTCAGCAAAATAGCTGCACAGATTAATCCGACAATCAGCGCCGTCCAAAAACCGGCTGCGCCCATTGGTTCGGCGGTTAACCAATCTTTAAAGGTGAGCGCGTAGCCCAAGGGCAAACAAATACCCCAGAAGGCGAGCAACGTAATCAACATGGGGATTTTGGTATCTTTGTAGCCGCGCTGTACGTTAATCATGGTGACTTGAATAACGTCGGCAATTTGAAACAGTGCGCCCAATAAAAATAAATCGGCCGCAATTTTCTGCACCGCAAGGTCAGAGGTATAAAGGCTGGCAAACCAATCGCGTCCAAAAAATAACAAGCTGGCATTGGTACAACCAACACCCAAGGCTAATAGCAGCGCACTGCGCGCCAGCAAGCGCGCTTCACTGTAATCGTGAGCGCCCACTAAAAAACTCACCCGCAAGGTAATGGCAATGCCCAAGCTGAGTGGCAGCATAAAAAAGAGCGATACCAGGTTCAGCACAATTTGATGGGCAGCAACAGTGGTCGCACCCAAGGGCGCTAAAAACAGGGCAATCATGCAAAACATGCTGACTTCAATAAAACTGGTGAAACCAATGGGTAAACCCAGTTTTAACAAGCGTTTGATCAATGCCAGTTGCGGTGCAGCCCAACCGCTTAACAAGTGAAATGCAGCAAAGGTTTTACTGCGATTTAAATACACCAGCAGCGCCAGTGTTGCACACCAGTTGGCAATGCTGGTCGCCCAGCCGCAGCCAATACCGCCCAGTGCCGGTACTTGCACAACACCTAAATCGGCGCCGTAAATAAACATATAGTTGAGCGGTAAATTCAGCAGTGTACTCAGCAGTGAAAATGCCATGATCACGCCGGTATGACCAAGGCCATCGGTCAGGCCACGCAGCGCGGTGAGCAATAGCAAGGCAGGCACACCCCAGGCAAAGGCATCCAGATAACCTACGGCAATGCTGTTGGTTTTCTCATCCAATTGCAGAACGGTGAGCACCGGTTGCATATTGACCAACAAGGCGATCATAAACACCATTGCCACCAATGCGATGTAAATTCCCTGCCAAGTAGCGGGCATAATTTTGTCAAATTCTTGCGCCCCGCGATGGCCGGAAATCGTCGGCTGCATCGCCCCTAGCACACCGGCAAAAAATAACAGCACGGGAACCCATAGGCTGGTTCCTATACCCACACCCGCTAAATCCTCCGCACTGGCATGACCGGCCATCACCGTATCAATAACGCCGTTGGCCATTTGCGCCAGTTGCGCAATTAAAA
The nucleotide sequence above comes from Cellvibrio sp. PSBB023. Encoded proteins:
- a CDS encoding STAS domain-containing protein, whose translation is MRHQVPFVGERKVIRADDEQARSKRISGRVIDDVVGNGVAQSSWEDVVPEGWVDRSIPKSAQKTLTPGSASRSPATPTPRPQVPIRSGNTNSATHKPAATKPLANKSTASSGAITFSDSASLDWTPINNGRGLRINIHGAIDSDLRKEWARLLEGTGDANIEAFEFNLSDAPALSLTGLGMLLLFKERKGSARESISLCNCNKEVAQLLEWTGMDRYFVIKTTQISDKS
- the hisC gene encoding histidinol-phosphate transaminase, translated to MSTFWSPVVRELEPYVPGEQPQIDGLIKLNTNESPYPPSPKVIDVINHDTIDRLRLYPDPNSKKLKNTIAHYYGVTAEQVFVGNGSDEVLALLFMAFFQQGKPLLFPDISYSFYPVYCKLFGIDYQTIPLCEDYTINFADYAQANGGIIFPNPNAPTAIGKPLAEIEALLQQNTESVVVVDEAYVDFGAQTAIALVDKYPNLLVVQTLSKSRSLAGMRVGLAVGHKDLIDALDRVKNSFNSYPLDRIAEAAAIVAFEDETYFSRCRDQIIATRNWTTAELEKLGFKVLPSQANFVFAEPLGKNAADLAQHLRDHKILVRYFNKPRISQFLRITIGTDEQMQALIEALKKA
- the fabF gene encoding beta-ketoacyl-ACP synthase II yields the protein MSQQTRIVITGMGIASPLGCGIEPVWQRLLAGKSGLRRLPDDMVNDLPAKVGGVVPTLEEDEEAGLNPDAIVTPKDQRKMDRFILLALAATDEALQQAQWQPTTTEQQERTATIIASGVGGFPAIADAVRTADTRGTRKLSPFTIPSFLVNLAAGHVSIKYGFKGPLGAPVTACAAGVQAIGDAARMIRAGEVDVAICGGAEACIHTVSLGGFAAARALSSSFNDEPTRASRPFDRDRDGFVMGEGAGILVIESLDHALARGAQPIAEIVGYGTSADAYHLTSGPEDGDGAKRAMEIAIKQAGITPAQIQHLNAHATSTPVGDKGELAAIKRVFGDGETVAVTSTKSATGHLLGAAGGIETIFTALALRDQMIPPTLNLEHKDEAAAGVDIVHGSARTAAIDYAISNGFGFGGVNASILLKRWV
- a CDS encoding TetR/AcrR family transcriptional regulator, producing the protein MRVSREQATENRGKILHTAAQLFREKGFDGIGIADLMKKVGLTHGGFYGHFASKEDLMAQTCEYAVDDILAQNRASFGEGEGTYYQRFIANYLSCEHRDNPGSGCLMAALGADAARQSPMIKRAFTQSFNRLLASLMKILPVKNEAAKREQALATLASLVGAQVIARAVDDPELSQEVLRAVSKRLH
- a CDS encoding TIGR01458 family HAD-type hydrolase; protein product: MNIRPRLVLFDLDGTLYVGDTPIPGAIDCLAALRAQGIALRFLTNTTTKSQQQLVGQLRAMGFTLGDNELISAPVAARLALEKMQQQAGRPLRIWPLVADAIQPDFSNFVIDEQQPDYVVLGDIGDRWDLALINRLFQVMHSGAELIALHKGRFWQTGDGLKADIGFFVAGLEYVCSKNALVMGKPNRDFFQLILDSAGVAASDALMVGDDIDSDVGGAQQMGIVGCLVKTGKFRASYFAQSSVCPDMVLDSVADLTVR
- the katG gene encoding catalase/peroxidase HPI, with translation MFKKSIPVISILALSISMVVHSGVTMADASATTNSPTTNNFWWPNQLDLSPLRQHGVESNPMGANFNYAEEFKKLDLNAVKADIKTLMTSSQDWWPADYGHYGPFFIRMAWHSAGTYRIYDGRGGAAGGQQRFEPLNSWPDNVNLDKARRLLWPIKQKYGSKISWADLMVLTGNVALESMGFKTFGFAGGRLDDWEVENVNWGSEKKWLADERHSGQRELKKPLAAVQMGLIYVNPEGPNGVPDPLLAAKDIRQAFGGMAMNDEETVALIAGGHTFGKAHGARKPEDCVGKEPAAAGLEEQGLGWTNKCGKGNAGDTISSGLEGAWSVNPIAWTTQYLDNLFAFEWVQTKSPAGAIQWIPKDGQAANLVPDAHDNTKRHAPIMFTTDLALKEDPEFRKISLRFKENPKEFELAFAKAWFKLTHRDMGPRVRYIGADAPTEDLIWQDPLPAVNHDLITAADVASLKSKILASGVKTSALVRTAWASAASFRSTDLRGGANGARIRLAPQRDWKVNNPKEVKRVLKVLEKIQVAFNKSQAGNKKVSLADVIVLGGVAAIEQSAKQAGHAVAVPFTPGRVDATQAQTDAQSFAVLEPKADGFRNYYSTASDLSPAEALVERAQYLSLTVPEMTVLVGGLRALGANSDGSNNGIFTDRPGTLSNDFFVNLLDMSTQWKKSVKKEGLYEGLDRKTGKLKWTATPVDLVFGSHAELRAIAEVYAANDGHEKFVQDFVTAWHKVMQLDRFDVK
- a CDS encoding MATE family efflux transporter, producing MEPLDTNQHQPLPDHNQSLVTRTLHEWKQLALMGAPILIAQLAQMANGVIDTVMAGHASAEDLAGVGIGTSLWVPVLLFFAGVLGAMQPTISGHRGAQEFDKIMPATWQGIYIALVAMVFMIALLVNMQPVLTVLQLDEKTNSIAVGYLDAFAWGVPALLLLTALRGLTDGLGHTGVIMAFSLLSTLLNLPLNYMFIYGADLGVVQVPALGGIGCGWATSIANWCATLALLVYLNRSKTFAAFHLLSGWAAPQLALIKRLLKLGLPIGFTSFIEVSMFCMIALFLAPLGATTVAAHQIVLNLVSLFFMLPLSLGIAITLRVSFLVGAHDYSEARLLARSALLLALGVGCTNASLLFFGRDWFASLYTSDLAVQKIAADLFLLGALFQIADVIQVTMINVQRGYKDTKIPMLITLLAFWGICLPLGYALTFKDWLTAEPMGAAGFWTALIVGLICAAILLTHRVFYFVPQKAARS